The following coding sequences lie in one Spinacia oleracea cultivar Varoflay chromosome 1, BTI_SOV_V1, whole genome shotgun sequence genomic window:
- the LOC110776454 gene encoding uncharacterized protein produces the protein MGICQSTLCLLCEVKEETHSHLFFECDYSRRCLQGVEKLLDIPVSKVHYMGLLRWVKWKSKCSRFQKTAMHTAINATVYVLWRARNDALWNQKIPTPTATISCIKRSVIERLAHIGARNPSTADQIWWNTKCIA, from the coding sequence ATGGGTATATGTCAATCTACACTATGCCTGTTATGTGAGGTAAAGGAGGAAACTCACTCACACTTGTTCTTTGAGTGTGATTACAGTAGAAGGTGTTTGCAGGGGGTGGAAAAATTGCTTGACATTCCTGTCAGCAAAGTTCACTATATGGGATTATTGAGATGGGTCAAGTGGAAGAGCAAATGCAGCAGATTTCAGAAAACAGCAATGCATACTGCTATAAATGCTACTGTCTATGTCTTGTGGAGAGCAAGAAATGATGCTCTGTGGAATCAGAAGATCCCCACCCCTACAGCTACTATTAGTTGCATTAAGAGGAGTGTCATTGAGAGATTAGCTCACATAGGTGCTAGGAATCCTAGTACTGCAGATCAGATTTGGTGGAACACCAAATGTATAGCCTAA